CGATGCTCAGTCACCACCCCACCAGCTCTGTCAGGGCAAACTATTTACGTTTCTCATCAAGGGATGGATCTCCCACAGTCTGTCTTAAGTCTTCCACCCTTGCCCATCCCCAGTCAGACTTAGTTGCTCTGTCCTGTGTCTCCGACTTAGATGACCCTGGTCTCCAAGACCAGCCACGTGGCTCTATCCTTGCGGATGACTGGGATATGGGCCTCTGACTCCCTACTGGTAATTGCACATCTGCGCCTGGCTGACGCGCCTACCACCCATGAGGAGGGCAGCCCTGATTATAGCCTCAGTGTCTCTGGGTGGGCAGTCCCTACCAGAAAGGCCTTTCACCTGTCCCCAAGAGGGCCTTTCCCCTGGGCCCCTTCCCTTGGGTTGCTTCCTAAAGGCTGCCCTTTGTCTGGACTGGAGAAAGGGTGTGCTTGGAGCTGCCTGCCCCAGGGGCAGCCCAGTGCAGAGATACCTCACTTTGGGGTTAGTCGGGGGACCTTGCTAGGCCCTGCTTTCCCTCCCTGTAAAATAGAGACCGTCATTACCTGTGGGCTGGCCACCCCCTCAGGGCTGTGGTGAAGCATTGAAATAAGGTTCGTGGATGAGTTTACAAACCGTGAAGTCTGGTGCAAGCTCAGCAACAACCATGAGGAGCCAGGGTAATGGGGGTAGGACTTCTGCACACACTCCACTCCCTGCCTGTTTGCTCTCCCCCAGGAAAGTCTGGAATTCGAAGATGGAGGATCCTAAGTCGAGGTGAGGAGCAGCACCCTCGGGGGAGGATGGAAAGGGGTGTGGCACCAAGGgcctttttcctctcccttccccgccaatcccccctccccgcccccatgcCTAGGCCTCCTGGAGTCCTGAGCCCGTCCCTCAACCCCTTCCTCACCCTCAGTCTCCCCTGTCTTCCAGGCTGAAGAGCCTGACGAAGAAGAATTCCTTCTGGATCCACCGGGTCAACTGCCTGGGAACAGAGCCCCACATGGCCAACTGCCAAGTGCAGGTGGCACCAGCACAGGGCAAGCTGCGGCCGGCCTGCCCAGGTGGCATGCACACTGTGGTCAGCTGTGTGGCAGGGCCCCGCTTCCGCCCTCCGAAGGCGAAGCCCGGGCACAAGGAGTCCCGGGCAGAGGTGAGTCCCTAGAGGCTCACACGCAGGCCTGGAGGCACAGCCCCCTCTCGCTGGACCCTGCCTGATGGGGAGGGCCTCTCCAggacaggaaggggagaaggggcgAACCACCCCTATCAAGGCGGCATCGATTTCCACCAGGAGGAGAGCAAATAACAGAATGGTAGAACcttgggatttattttaaaaggaccATTTATAACCCTACCGTAAGTGGAAAGCTAACATCACTGGCCATGAATAGAAGGTAACCGTAAAAACAGTAACTACCTTGTAGCTGCATCCCACTGAGGGCCGAAGGTATCGAACCTGAGCCTGGCCCTTTGCTCCGAAAAGCAGTGAAGAGGTGCCGGAGAGGCCTTGCAGACACGGCAGCACCGTGTGAGATGGTCTCCTCGATGAActaggaaggggtgggagaggattAAAGCGGAAACAACCTCCCCACAGTGCGTTTAATTAATACCACATCCCTGCAGCTCTCCAAAATCACTTCGCAGATCTGTCTGGGAGGCGTTGCTCTAGTTTAACCCGAAGGACAGCCGCAGCTGGGCGAGAGGAGGGGCTTGCCTCGTGATCAGGGGGCAGGCTGTGACGCCCAGGGACCCAGCTCCTAAGGCTCTTTTGTGAGAGCTAGGAGTTGTTTTTGCTGGTATTTGTGTGGTGGTTCTTTGTCACTGAAGAAAAGGGGGTTGAGAAAAATGACTTATTTAAGGTAACAGCCACAGAAgtcagaggtggggctggacTCAGGTCTCTGGCTCTGCCTGGCCTGAAGGGGCTCCCGTGGTGGCGCAGCCCctaccctgcctcctcctccgccCTCCCTGAAGCCGGGGTTTCTCCCAGCAGGAGATGAAGGTTCGGCTCCGCTCCGGGGCCCAGGTGGGCGAGGGCCGGGTGGAGGTGCTCATGAACCGCCAGTGGGGCACGGTCTGTGACCACGGGTGGAACCTCATCTCCGCCAGCGTCGTGTGCCGTCAGCTCGGCTTTGGCTCTGCTCGGGAGGCCCTCTTTGGGGCCCAGCTGGGCCAAGGTGAGTAAgaaggcctggggtggggtgggttggggtgggagCCTGGATGGGCCACTGGTCCACCCTTTGGTGGCCCTAGGGTGCCAGGGCCCAGAAGTGCTCCCCTTCTGTGGAGGAGAGGCCACAGGTGTGGGGCTGCAGAGATGGAGTCCCCCACAGACCttgtcccttcccttctgcagCGCTGGGGCCCATCCACCTGAGTGAGGTGCGCTGCAGGGGATATGAGCAGACCCTCAGTGAGTGCCCATCCCTGGAAGGGTCCCAGAATGGCTGCCAACATGAGAACGATGCTGCAGTGAGATGCAACATCCCTAACATGGGCTTCCAGAATCAGGTGAGCTCGGGTCTGGGCCTGGCCTCCGGTCGGTGCTGGGAAGCCCTGACATAGCCCCAGGACACAACATGGAGCCAGTGGGGAGGGGTCACGGGAGGCAGCTAGTCCTTCTGCCCTTGGAGCCTGCCTGGAACGCCCTCTCCTCTGAGTCTCCCCTGGCTTGGCCTACTTTCCCTCAGGGCCAGGCTCTGGCCTCAAGATATCAGAATATCAATGCAGACTCCTCGGGGGGATGGGTCTCCCACCACACCCTCTCAGGTCCCTGTGAAGTCAAGAGAAGGTGCCTAGGGCAGAGGGCCACAGGTATCCTGCTGGGGAGTGGCACTGAGAGGCTTCGTGGGATGGTCAGAGTTCAAGTGTCACGCTAATGTGGACTGTGAACGAGTCTCTGATCTTggttctcttctgtaaaatggggttttCTGTCTCATAGGGTCATTGTGAGTGGGACAATATAGATATGAAGCCCTTGGCAGTTGTCAGGTCATCATTAATGGTAGGATTTCAAGTAGCAGGAAGGCAAGGACCAGAGCAGGAGCCCAGGTGCAGGCGCTTTAAGTCAGATTCCTCAAGTGGGCAGGGACATTAGGGACTATCTGATAAAATGTCCTTAGGTCCAGGGCCACGCGGCAGCTGGCCTGGGCAGGTCTCCAGGCTGGCAGCCCCAAGCTCTCCCCTCCTGAGGTGGCCCTGCTCCTCACACACCCTGACCATTGCAGGTGCGCTTGGCTGGCGGGCGCAGCCCTGAGGAAGGTGTGGTGGAGGTGCAGGTGGAGGTGAACGGGGTCCAACGCTGGGGGGCTGTGTGCAGCGACCATTGGGGCCTCAATGAAGCCATGGTGGCCTGCCGACAGCTTGGCCTGGGTTTTGCCAACCATGCCATCAAGGTAGGTCCCTATTGTGCTCCAAAACTTCCTGTGCTAAAGCTGCTCaccctccattcattcattcaacaattaatTATTGGGTGAAACTGGGTGCTGGGGATACTGTGAACAAGACAGGCGTCCTGCCTCACAGAGCAGTCAGTCATCCCGTACAGTCAAGTGAGGGAGGCAGTCATTCATAAAATGTTCACACAACAGGCACATAATTGTGTCTGCTAGGGAAGATGAATAGAAGTTAGCCAGACGAGGTGGAGGAGGAGTGAACAGCCCACGCAAAGACCTTGTGGCCAGAGGCAGCTTGACTGGGTGGAGGCAAGAGCGAGTGGTGTGACGTGCgagggttggggaggaggcaAGGGCAAGACCATTCAAAGCCTGCAGCGCAGATTTGTAAAAGGcttcttccttgctgtgtgacaaACCATTGGGGTGGAGATTCACGTGAATGCAGGGAAACACACTGTAGCAGTAGCCCAGCTGAGAAGTGATGCTGGCTTGGACTGAGCTAGTGGCAGTCATGGGGGAAACAAGTGGATAGATTCAAAAGATATCAGGGAGACAAAATCAAGAGGCTTGGGGCATTGCTGTGATGGAGAAACCTCTTCACCTTCACTCGTGCTGCCTGCCGGGCAATGCAGGCACATCTTGCCCTGGAGAACTGGGCTCGACCATCTGGGGCTGTATAAAGAACAGCTGGGGAAATGGGACAGGCCTGAGTGGGCAGGAAGGGAACAGGGCTACCCTCTTCAAATAGCTGAGGCCTGCAGtcggggagaggggtgggagcagggccagTGGTGGATATTTGTCTCAATACATGGAAGAAATTTCTAATACCAGAGGGGTCCAAAGAGGAACTAAAGATTTTCAGACCAAGGCTGGGCACAGCCCGCCCGGTGGGGATGGTCGGACAGGGTCCATGCCTCAGATGGGAGTTTGTGGAAATGACTCCAAGAGCACATCTCAGGCCTAACTGGGTGACACTGGCTGTTTTCTTAGGACACCTGGTACTGGCAGGGGACGCCAGGGGCTGGAGAAGTGGTGATGAGCGGGGTGCGCTGCTCAGGCACAGAGATGGCCCTGCAGCAGTGTCAAAGGCATGGGCCAGTGCACTGCTCCCATGGCACCGGGCGCTTTTCAGCTGGAGTCTCCTGCACAGACAGTGAGTAACAGGAGGGGCCAGTGGGACAGGCAGGCCTGGGCTCCCCAATTTGGCAAGCCTGCACCTCCTGATCTCAGGGAGGGCCCGAGTGCTGGTCCCAGCTCCACCGCAGGCAGGGTTGGGGTGTGGAAGGAGGGCTGGATGTGGAGcatcagctctgccatttaccagctgtgtgtggCCAAGGCACCTGCCACATGGGATACAGACCCTGCCCTGCCCATCTCATGGAGTTACTAtgagaattaaaacagaaaatacgtGAAAACGTAAGGATACACAACAGTGTTTTTCAACTTTCATGTCATGACCAATAAATTAAACCGAAACGGgacagaaaaacaacagaatgTGTTATATTTAGTAAGGGTAGTATTTTTCTCCTGGAATTATGTACATGTGTACTAGGTCAcaacataaaatacatttcttactgTGGTGTATACTAGGAAAAGAGTTTAAAAGCTGTTGTAGAGGGTATGGAAATGTGAGGAAACGTGGGCCTACAGTGGGCTGTGGGATTTAACCAAAAGGCTTTAGGACAAGACCATTTTGAGGCATCGGTCTGCCCCACGCCCCCAGGTTCTTGGGGTAGCAGCATCTGCTTGACATCTGCCAACCAGGTCTGGGCCCAGATAACTATATCCATTCCAAAGGCTGCAGGTTGCCACCAGCTGGAGTGGTTACTTGATCTTCTTCCTAGCGAAGCTTCAAAGCCAAGACATCTTGAACCTCTGTCAGCGAGCTTTAGGGCCACCTCTCTGTCTAGCGCACACTGGAAGAACACCAGCCTGCAGGGTGATGGGGCTTCAGAGAGGGCCTTCCCGGCACCAAGACTCCCAGCACACTGGGggcctgctccccaccctctcctctcctgggaacCTTGTTCCCCTCTGTTCTACTGCCTGGAGTGGCAGCTCTCCTGAATGCATTTGATGCTTCAAAGTGGCTGAGCACAGACAGCTGACCTGCCACCTCCATGGCCGTCCCCATTTCTCCTCTGTGACTTTCCTCACTTCTTTCTTGTCTTtactctcttctcattctctctgAAAAAGCACACCTTTCCCTCAGGAACTCTAGGGTTTGTCAGAACTCTAGGGTTTGGCATACCCTGGCTCTTTCCAAAATATACCAAAGGAGTTTCAGTAACATTTAGTGACAGTACAGACATCAGACAGCAAACCAGCCACACCCTCAGTCCCACCCTCGGTGCCTGTCCACTGCAGTAAACCCGTGTTCCCATCTCAGCATCGTCGGCGCACGGGTTCACCCACAGGATGGCTCTGCCCCAGATCTCAACTATAACCCTGCTTTTGCACGAATAAGCATTGAGAATAGGCAacttttctctcttgatttcaCATGGTTAATGCTGTGGATCTCCACATTTCTAGACTGACACATGTGAAGGGACAGCAGCTGGTAGAGGAGGCAGGGGCTTCCGAGGAGGGTAAGAGCCCCGTgacagaagggaaagggagaggcacTGAGCAGCCAAGGGAGACACAGCCTCCAGCACATTAGACTTTCATGCACAGAGAAGCACCAGAATGTCCACAATGCCTCAAAGGAGGATGCACAGGATGAACAGTCTGGTGTGAACACCATGACAGCAGTCAGGGTAGAACAGGAACCTTGGAGGAAGCACAGGCTTAGGAACGGCagcagaatggaaaagaaaggcaGAACTCAGGAGCAGGCTCGGAGACGATCTCTTCCAATTCTCgctcccagccctctcccctctgtgccTGACACTGaaggagctgaggcccagagaaagagTGACTGAGCTGAGGTAACCAGGTTAGATATCAGCAGAGCTCCCTGAGGGGTGAGATGAGCGTGGCTACAAAGGCACTTACGGGCTGGGCAGTATCCTGCAGAAGAAATACTAGCTTACATCAGCTGTGTGCTGACCATGGGCCACACGCCGATCTAAGCATGTTGTAGGTATTATCACATTaatattattatctccatcttacagtTGAGGAAAATAATAGACAAAAAGTTTAAGCAAGTCACAGAACTAGTTAATGGTGTAGTCGGAAATTAAGCCAAGACAGGAACCCAGGTGGCCTGGCTCCAAAGCCAGCAAGCTTCACCGTGACACTGTAGCTGCCTCCCAGGTCAAGGCGCTAGATCTTTCCTTTGTTATTAGAACTCGCATCTCCCGACTCCTAAACCACCATACTCTTCCGGGACCCTCCAAGAGCTTATTCCGGGGGCGGCCTGTCCCCCGTGCCAGGGAGCAGAAAAGGCTGCCTGCCTAGCCTCTGCGCCTCCACTGCCCAGGTGCTCCGGACCTCGTGATGAACGCCCAGCTGGTGCAGGAGACGGCCTACCTGGAGGACCGGCCGCTCAGCCAGCTGTACTGTGCCCACGAAGAGAACTGCCTGTCCCAGTCTGCGGACCACATGAACTGGCCCTACGGACACCGGCGCCTTCTGCGCTTCTCCTCACAGATCCACAACCTGGGCCGGGCCGACTTCCGTCCCAAGACGGGACGCCACAGCTGGATTTGGCACCAGTGCCACAGGTTAGTGCCTGCTCATGCCTTGGCTCTAGAGAGACAAAAAGCATGATCCAGGGACCAAGCCAGTCTGGTCTTTCCCTGGCCCCAGGCAAACTTTCCTGGGAGGAGTGTGCGCTCTGGGAAAGAGCCTTCCTAGTTGCCCTACTGGCCTCGCCTCCAGGAGGCAGTGAGGAATCCCGGGGCATCAGTCTGCCCTCTCCATCACTTTCTTGCCTGCCCTGGATATGCCCACTATCCGTTTCCTACAGCAGTGTCCAGCAGAGCAGTCACTGCCAGCAGAGCTGGTCTGTTAAAATGATATTGGACAATTTCTTTGTTGGGCTTAGGCCTCGTCTTTAAAAGCCGGGTGAAGTGGAGACTCCTAGAAACCTCGAGACCCAAAATAGCCACCCCATCCAGGATGCTGGCTCTGCAGGAAAAGCTTGCTGGGTTTTGCAGCAGCAAAGCCAGGCCCCTGAAGAGGAGCACAGACACTGGCGTTGAAAGGAGACAATGAGCATTCTTTCCTACCAGGAGTCTCCAGCCCAGACAGAAGGAGAGACGATGTCTGCAACAAAGGCAGAATGGAAAAATGGTGTTTTTGCTTGAGGACACAGGCGTGGGTGGGGAAAGCTGAGAGGAACGGGCAGTGACTTCATGACTTGGCCTTGCTGAGCTAATAAGCACCTTTCCCTGTAGCATGAACAGAGTTGTCATTAGAACTGGATTGGAAACAATGGTAGCAATTTGGACCCAGGCTGGCAAGGAGCGGAGTAAGCATCCCTTCTCAGCAGCTCTGCTCTGAGGCTGGTCCCTAGAAGTGTCCCTTCCTTCTACCCCCAGGGTTCATGCCTTGTCACCGGGCACAGTCTCCTGGAGCTTTTACCTCTCCTCACCTGGGGTGAGACCCTAGGTGATGGGGCATCTGTGTCTTGCTGCCTGGCAGGGGTACCAGCAAAGTAGGGCATGGGTCACACTAATCTTGGGtttgggagggagaagggcatTGCCCTATTATAATGTTCCTCTCTGGGTAATGATGGGGCCCAGTGCCTCAGTCTTCCCTGCCAGCTCCTCCGTGAGGATCGTCTCCTGTTGCTGCAGGCTGACAGCTCTGCCCCCTCTACAGGCACTACCACAGCATTGAGGTCTTCACCCACTATGACCTCCTCACTCTCAATGGCTCCAAGGTGGCTGAGGGGCACAAGGCCAGCTTCTGTCTAGAGGACACAAATTGCCCCACAGGTATGTGGTTTCCTGTTAGCATTATCCTCCTTTGTTATATTCCTTGGCCCCTTTGGGTTCAGGATGGCCTCTGTCCTGCTCAACAGCCTCAGGCATCTGGAGACTGGCCTGGCAACAGTAAGCTTTGGAGGCCATTCAAACAGAtcaatttcttaacttctctACTTCCTCTGCATTCCCAGCACACCTTGTACCACTTTTAAGATGCTTAACACTTTTTTTCTTGGATAATAGTTGCAGAACTGTTTCACTTCTACTGAGTTCTCTGAGGGCATGGAATGTGATTCCTATTTGCAAACCCACAGTCCCCAGCCCTTAGGAATGGCATGGTAAAACACTGGCTCTTCAGagggttggatggatggatggacaagtGAATTAACAGAGTAGGGCTGGAACCTTGCAACCACATTTCCTAGGCCAACAGGAATCTCCACTAGAGCATCCAAAGAAATAACCTGTCACAGAGGGGCTTTGCTACAGTGCTGGATTCCTGGTTAGCAGGAATTCTAGCACCAATTGGCAGGATATTTAGCTGAAGCTCAGGTCCCTAGTCTGATGGCGTTCAACTGGCAAGGAtggtgtgaggattaaacgaTAAAGGATGTGAAAGACCTAGCAGAGTCTTGGTCCCGAGCACCTATTCAGTGCCTCAATAACTGTCAGTACGCTCCCTTACAGGAATGCAGAGGCGCTATGCGTGTGCTAATTTTGGGGAACAGGGAGTGACCGTTGGATGCTGGGACACCTACCGACACGACATCGATTGCCAGTGGGTGGATATCACAGACGTGAGCCCTGGGGATTATATCTTCCAGGTAAGTGGGCTTGGGGATTCCCCACAGGAGCTCCATTTCTTTCAGATGTTCCAAAATTTTCCCTGAGGTCCAGTGAAGAAAGAGAGCTTCATAAATAGGTCTCTGGCAGGTCTGGCAGTTGAATGAGCTATACTGTTAGGGAAAGAATCAGGATCCAGAGGACTTAGGTTTGAGTCCTGATTCACTGAACAATGGACAAGTCACAGTTCagtccccatctataaaataaggacatTAATGCCCACTTTCTGGGGTGATTGTAAGGATTAATGAAGCAAAGAATACGAACACGCTTTGTAAGGCTACATGAAATGCAGGGGATTACCACAGCCACAGTCAGCCCAGAGGCCAGATCACCTGTTTTCAGCCGTCCTCTGCTCTCACTCCAGGTGGTTGTGAACCCCAAGTACGAGGTGGCAGAGTCAGATTTCTCTAACAACATGATGCGGTGCCGCTGCAAGTATGACGGGCAACGGGTCTGGCTGCACAACTGCCACACAGGTAACTGTGGGCCACTGTGAGACCAGCCATGTGTGGGCTTGGAGAGCTGGAAGCCCCTAAACGCACCTGTGTGTGACTTCAGTGTGTGCGTACAAGGCTAGGGATGGGACAGAGATGAATTTCCTTTGACAGCTTCACAGCGGGTAGATTTCTGGAGCAAACTGCCATCAGCCTCATGGCCTTCTGTAGAAGAGTAACCACCTCTTCTATATCCCGCGTTGTCCTTAAGGCTGTGTGGATTGTAAACTCATCTCCCATCTGTCCTGGAATCTTTCCTGTTACTTTAGGCTATGTCCAGATTTCCCTTTCCCAGTGTTATTTCTCCCCTTCTTTTCATATGGTCTTTCTTAGTTGCCTACATCCTAGGCTGACTGCCTCAAAATGTAGAAGTCCCCCAGATCTGTGCTGCAATTTCCAGCTGTGATTACTGCTTACAAGAAGGGGACCGTGGGGAACAGGACACTTGCAGGATTGGTAGTATCAAAGAAGCAACGATCCAGTGGGGGACAGAATAAGGAAGTGGTTGCCCCACTTGTCTGTAAAGAAAGGTCGCAATCCCTCTGTCTTCAAGCTTCAAATGCTTGCATTTGCTGTGGGGTGTATGTGTTCACACCCACACGTTGCATACATGGGGTGGAGCAGGATTGTCCATTcagtcaatgaacatttattaagacCTTCTGTGTTGAACACCGTGCCAGGTACTAGGAACACAAATAGGAGTAAAATGTGGAGCTACGAGTCAAGTAGGGTAAGCAGACATGAAAATGGATAACCCCAAGCCTACTGAGTACCCCAAACCA
This genomic interval from Camelus ferus isolate YT-003-E chromosome 11, BCGSAC_Cfer_1.0, whole genome shotgun sequence contains the following:
- the LOXL4 gene encoding lysyl oxidase homolog 4 isoform X2, which encodes MWSLPASFLLLLLLLLLGQAPPSRPQSLGTMKLRLVGPGSKPEEGRLEVLHQGQWGTVCDDDFALQEATVACRQLGFEAALTWAHSAKYGPGEGPIWLDNVRCAGTESSLDQCGSNGWGVSDCSHSEDVGVVCQPQRQRGYLSERVSNALGPQGRRLEEVRLKPILASAKRRSPVTEGAVEVKYEGHWRQVCDQGWTRNNSRVVCGMLGFPSEAPVDSHYYRKVWNSKMEDPKSRLKSLTKKNSFWIHRVNCLGTEPHMANCQVQVAPAQGKLRPACPGGMHTVVSCVAGPRFRPPKAKPGHKESRAEEMKVRLRSGAQVGEGRVEVLMNRQWGTVCDHGWNLISASVVCRQLGFGSAREALFGAQLGQALGPIHLSEVRCRGYEQTLSECPSLEGSQNGCQHENDAAVRCNIPNMGFQNQVRLAGGRSPEEGVVEVQVEVNGVQRWGAVCSDHWGLNEAMVACRQLGLGFANHAIKDTWYWQGTPGAGEVVMSGVRCSGTEMALQQCQRHGPVHCSHGTGRFSAGVSCTDSAPDLVMNAQLVQETAYLEDRPLSQLYCAHEENCLSQSADHMNWPYGHRRLLRFSSQIHNLGRADFRPKTGRHSWIWHQCHRHYHSIEVFTHYDLLTLNGSKVAEGHKASFCLEDTNCPTGMQRRYACANFGEQGVTVGCWDTYRHDIDCQWVDITDVSPGDYIFQVVVNPKYEVAESDFSNNMMRCRCKYDGQRVWLHNCHTGDSYRANSELSLEQEQRLRNNLI
- the LOXL4 gene encoding lysyl oxidase homolog 4 isoform X3, with translation MWSLPASFLLLLLLLLLGQAPPSRPQSLGTMKLRLVGPGSKPEEGRLEVLHQGQWGTVCDDDFALQEATVACRQLGFEAALTWAHSAKYGPGEGPIWLDNVRCAGTESSLDQCGSNGWGVSDCSHSEDVGVVCQPQRQRGYLSERVSNALGPQGRRLEEVRLKPILASAKRRSPVTEGAVEVKYEGHWRQVCDQGWTRNNSRVVCGMLGFPSEAPVDSHYYRKVWNSKMEDPKSRLKSLTKKNSFWIHRVNCLGTEPHMANCQVQVAPAQGKLRPACPGGMHTVVSCVAGPRFRPPKAKPGHKESRAEQEMKVRLRSGAQVGEGRVEVLMNRQWGTVCDHGWNLISASVVCRQLGFGSAREALFGAQLGQALGPIHLSEVRCRGYEQTLSECPSLEGSQNGCQHENDAAVRCNIPNMGFQNQVRLAGGRSPEEGVVEVQVEVNGVQRWGAVCSDHWGLNEAMVACRQLGLGFANHAIKDTWYWQGTPGAGEVVMSGVRCSGTEMALQQCQRHGPVHCSHGTGRFSAGVSCTDSAPDLVMNAQLVQETAYLEDRPLSQLYCAHEENCLSQSADHMNWPYGHRRLLRFSSQIHNLGRADFRPKTGRHSWIWHQCHRPRL
- the LOXL4 gene encoding lysyl oxidase homolog 4 isoform X1, which gives rise to MWSLPASFLLLLLLLLLGQAPPSRPQSLGTMKLRLVGPGSKPEEGRLEVLHQGQWGTVCDDDFALQEATVACRQLGFEAALTWAHSAKYGPGEGPIWLDNVRCAGTESSLDQCGSNGWGVSDCSHSEDVGVVCQPQRQRGYLSERVSNALGPQGRRLEEVRLKPILASAKRRSPVTEGAVEVKYEGHWRQVCDQGWTRNNSRVVCGMLGFPSEAPVDSHYYRKVWNSKMEDPKSRLKSLTKKNSFWIHRVNCLGTEPHMANCQVQVAPAQGKLRPACPGGMHTVVSCVAGPRFRPPKAKPGHKESRAEQEMKVRLRSGAQVGEGRVEVLMNRQWGTVCDHGWNLISASVVCRQLGFGSAREALFGAQLGQALGPIHLSEVRCRGYEQTLSECPSLEGSQNGCQHENDAAVRCNIPNMGFQNQVRLAGGRSPEEGVVEVQVEVNGVQRWGAVCSDHWGLNEAMVACRQLGLGFANHAIKDTWYWQGTPGAGEVVMSGVRCSGTEMALQQCQRHGPVHCSHGTGRFSAGVSCTDSAPDLVMNAQLVQETAYLEDRPLSQLYCAHEENCLSQSADHMNWPYGHRRLLRFSSQIHNLGRADFRPKTGRHSWIWHQCHRHYHSIEVFTHYDLLTLNGSKVAEGHKASFCLEDTNCPTGMQRRYACANFGEQGVTVGCWDTYRHDIDCQWVDITDVSPGDYIFQVVVNPKYEVAESDFSNNMMRCRCKYDGQRVWLHNCHTGDSYRANSELSLEQEQRLRNNLI